Below is a genomic region from Paraburkholderia sp. BL23I1N1.
CAGCATGCAGAGAGACACGGCGGTCAGTGCGCCCGCCAAACGTTTGCGACAGAAGGCAATGGACGGCTTCGACACAACAGACATGGCAATGTCTCCGGCACGGGGAAGATGCGCCAGGGCATCCGCGTGCCCAGGTCAGCGATGCGCAAGAATAGTCGCTGACCTGTGTAACTTTTGTGAAGATGTGGAAATTTGGGTATTTGTTGAGAATTGAGCGGCCGTCAATCCTGAATTGCGACGATCGCCTCGATCTCGACCGTGATATTGCCCGGCAGGGAGCCCACGCCGACCGCCGAGCGCGAATGGCGACCGGCATCGCCGAATACATCGACGAAAAGATCCGAGCAGCCGTTGATTACGCGCGGATGGTCGGTGAAATCAGGCGCCGCGTTGACCATGCCCAGCAGCTTGACCACGCGCTTCACGCGCCGCAGATCGCCCAGCTCGTTATGCAGCACGGCTAGCAGATTCAGTCCGACCATTTGTGCGTGCCGGTACGCTTCGTCCGCACTGACGGTAGCGCCGACCTTGCCGGTCATCAGCGAACCGGTTTCGTCGAGCGGACCCTGGCCGGACAGAAACAGCAGATTCCCCTCGCGCGTGCAGTGCATGAAATTGCCGATCGGCGTCGGCACTTGCGGGAGCTTGAGGCCGCGCGAGTGCAGCCGGTCGTAGCAGTTCATCGATGGGGAAGTGATGGTGAGCGTTCTATATAGAGTTAGCGTTGCGCGCCGGGGTAGGACTTCAGGCTTCGTGCTTCGGACGTTGAGCTTGGGGCATTGGGGCTTAAAACAGCCTTACGCCGCCGGCTCCTGTTCGCGACGCCGCCAGCCGAGACGCGCTTCGATGCGGGCGGCCACCGTCTGCACGGCTTGCGCGAAACGCTCGGTGCCGAGCACGGCCTTCGCCTCGGGCATTACGATCGAAATCGTGAAGACGCACGCGCCGGTGTTGTCGAGCACGGGCGCCGCGAGACACGCCACGGACGCATCCGATTCACCGATCTGAATCGATAGCCGCGCTTCCAACGCTTCGCGGGCGATTTGGGCGAGGACTTGCGGGCGGGTTTCCGCGCGACCGGTCGGCGAGCTTTGCGCGTGCTGCGCGAAGAACGCGACCCGTTCGGCATCGGGCAAGTGTCCGACAAGCAAACGGCCGGACGCGGTCCAGTTGAGCGGCACACGGCTGCCTACTCGCGACGTCACACGGAAATGGCCGGGGCCTTCAGCCATTTGCTGCACGACCATCATGCCGTCTTCGAGTCCGCAGACCTGCACGGTCTCTTCGACTTCCGCCGAGAGCCGCTGCATTTCCTCATGAGCGACCGCGAGGTAGTCGAGCGAGCTCGCATACGTCAAGCCGTAACCATACAGACGCGAGCCGAGCCAGATCGTGCCGTCGACGCGCCGTGCCAGCAGGTTCTTCTCGACCAGATCGTTGATGATCGAATAGACGGTGGAGAGCGGCGCGCCGACCATGCGCGCGACTTCATACGCTGTGGCGGGGCGATTCGCTTGCTGAAGCGCATCGAGAATCTGCACGGCGCGATCGAGCGCGCTGGTGCGCGTGCGCGGCGTGGCGCTTTCCTCCGGGCTTCCAGCCTCGATTTCGGCGCCGGCGGGTGTTGCGGCGGGTGCTGTTGCAGACGCTTCGGACGCGGAAGGTCGGGACGTGCGAGCCATCGTACTCCTCTGACGCGAGATGTTTTTTGTCCAGTTGACGCTGGGTGATTGTATGCTAGACTGATCCGTAATTACAACATATATTCCATAATTAAGAAATACCGGGTTGGAGGCGCTTCATGGACATTCGCTCTCGCTTTGGCTTACGCCCTGTCATCAACGCAACGGGCACGATGACGGGCCTCGGCGCGTCCATCGTTAGCGCGCCGGTGATCGACGCGGTGGCGCAAGTGCTGCCGCAATTCGTCGAGATCGACGATTTGCAACGCCGTGCCTCGGCGGCGATTGCAAACGCGTGCGGCAGCGAAGCCGGGTATATCACCGCGTCGTGCTCGGCCGCGATCACGCTGACCATCGCCGCCGCCATGACGGGCGACGACCTCGGCCTGATCGAACGGCTGCCCGACACCTCCACCATAGAGCGCCACGAAGTCGTGATTCAAACCGGTCACCTCGTCAATTATGGCGCACCGGTGGACCAGGCGATCCGTCTGTCCGGCGCGCGTGTTGTGCCGGTGGGCGCGGCGACTGAAGCGCATGGCTACCAGCTGAATACCGCCATCACAGAACGCACCGCTGCCGCGCTTTATGTGGTTTCGCATCATACGGTGCAGTTCGGCATGATCCCGCTCGAAGAATTCATTGCGCTTGCGCACGCGAAAGGCGTGCCCGTGATTGTCGACGCGGCATCCGAATATGACCTCAAACGCTATATCGAAGCGGGCGCCGATATAGCGCTCTACTCGGCGCACAAATTTCTCGGTGGGCTGACTGCCGGCATTGTCGCGGGTAAGAAAGCGCTGGTACGTGCCGCGTATTTCCAGAATAGCGGCATCGGGCGCGGCATGAAAGTCGGCAAGGAAGGCGTGATGGGCGCGATCGCCGCGCTCGAACAATGGCAGCAACGCGACCATGTCGCGGTTCGCGCCCGCGAACGCAGCTACCTCACGCTTTGGCGCGAAACTCTGAATCGTTGCGAGGGCGTCTGGGCGGAGATCGACGCCGACCCGACTGGCAATCCGCTTGACCGTCTGAAACTGCATATCGATCCCAGGCAGGCTCGCATCACGGCGTGGGATCTCGCCGACGCGCTAGCGCGACCGCCCGAAGGCGAGGCGCCCGTGATCGTGCGCGATCATGAGGCGGAACTGCATTTCTTTTTCCTCGATCCCTGCAATCTGCATCCGGGCGAAGAAGAGATTGTACTGGCACGGCTCACTGCCGAACTCGAGCGCGCGCAGCAGTCGCCCGAACCCGTCGTCACACCGTTCTACCGGCGTGACGCGCGCCGCATTGCTGCGCGCCGGAACTGGCCTGACTGATTTTCGCCCGCTTCATATCGATTCATCGATAACCGTTGTTTGACCGTAGCACCGGACTCCATTCCGGTGCCACTTTGACTTGCCTGTTTAGCACTACTTATATCGCCGGAACATCACCGTGTAACCGGCGTTTGTCTCTCTCCACTTGAGGAAACCATGATGCACAAGCAGATTCTTCGTACGGCCATCGCATTCGCTGCCGCCGGACTCGCCGCGCAGGCCGCCCACGCGCAAAGCAGTGTGACGCTATACGGCATTGTAGATGCCGGTTTTACCTTCACCAATAACCAGAAGGGTGAGAAGGCGTATCAGGCGACGCAGGGCAATGTGCAGGGTTCGCGCTGGGGCCTGCTCGGCACCGAAGATCTGGGCGGCGGCAACAAGGTCATGTTCAAGCTCGAGAACGGCTTCAGCCTGGAAAGTGGCGCAGCCGGCCAGGGCGGCCGCATGTTCGGCCGCAGCGCCTGGGTTGCGCTCTCCAACAACAAGGCGGGCACGATCACCCTCGGCCGTCAGTACAACAGCGTGCAGGACTATCTGTCGAACATGCAGATCAATGGCATTGGTGCCATGAGCCAGTACGGCAACGCGATTTACGACAACGACGATATCAACAACACGTACCGCACCGATAACGCCGTCAAATACACCACACCGACGTATGCAGGGTTTACCGCGAACGCGATGTACGCATTCTCGAACACCGCGGGCGATTTTGCCAACAACCGCGCGTGGAGCGTCGGCGCCGATTACGTGAACGGCCCGCTGCACCTGGACGCGGCCTACTCGCTGGTCAATCAGCCGGCGACCAACACCACGGGCGCCGCGCCGTCGGACAACTACTACAGCACCAGTTCATCGATTATCAGCGGCGTGAAGCGCAACCAGGTGTGGGGCGCGGGCGGTTCGTACGTGTTCGGCCCGGCAACCCTCCTGCTGCTGTACACGAACTCGCAATTCCAGTTGCTCAGCGGCGGCAGCCTGCACTTTGCGAACTATGAAGCGAGCGTGAAGTATCAGCTCACGCCGGCCACGCTGCTTGCGCTCGGCTACATCTACACGACGCAGAACGCCAGCGGCACCACGGCCACCAATGCGCATTACAACCAATTGAGCCTGGGCGGCGAGTACTTCCTGTCGAAGACAACCGACCTCTACCTGAACGGCATCTATCAACATGCATCCGGTTCGCACGCATGGGTCGAGGGGATTTCGAATCCGTCGAGCAACAACGGCCAGTTCGTGACCGTTGCCGGTATCCGCCACAAGTTCTAAGTACGCCGCCCGCGCCGCCGCTCATACAACATTTCGCCTAACGAAAAACTGCGGCGCGGATCTTTCTCTTCAGGAGCACCTATGGCGACCGTTCAAGGAAGTCTGTTACTCGTTTATGCATTGATCGCCATCATCGCGCTGGTCGTGCTGATTGCGCGCTTCAAGACGAATCCGTTTATCACATTGATGATGGTGTCGGTGGCATTGGCGCTGGCCGTCGGCATGCCGGCGACGTCGATTCTCAAGTCGTTCGAAACCGGCGTGGGCGGCACGCTTGGCCACATTGCCATCGTGGTGGGGCTCGGTACGATGCTCGGCAAGATGATGGCCGAGTCGGGCGGCGCCGAACGTATCGCGCGTACGTTGATCAGCCTGTTCGGGCCGAAGAACGTGCATTGGGCGATGATGTGCATTGCGTTTCTCGTCGGCTTGCCAGTGTTTTTTGAAGTCGGTTTCGTGCTGCTGATTCCAATCGCCTTCAACGTCGCCCAGCGGACCGGAACGTCGATGATTCGTGTCGGCATTCCGATGGTGGCGGGTTTGTCCGTCGTGCACGGTCTGATTCCGCCGCACCCGGCGGCGTTGCTCGCGGTCACTGCATACAACGCGGATATCGGCCACACGATTTTCTACGCGCTGATCGTGGGTATTCCGACGGCGGCCGTTGCCGGTCCGTTGTTCTCAAAGCTGATCGCTCGCTTTGTCGTGCTCGACGGCGTCAATCCGATGGCGCAGCAGTTCATCGAACAGGACGCACAGCGTGCGCACAAGGAACTGCCGGGCTTCGGGATCACGTTGCTGACGGTGCTGTTGCCGGTACTGTTGATGCTGGTCGGCAGTTGGGCCGATGCGATCGTGCCGGCCAAATCGTCGCTGAACAAT
It encodes:
- a CDS encoding RidA family protein — protein: MNCYDRLHSRGLKLPQVPTPIGNFMHCTREGNLLFLSGQGPLDETGSLMTGKVGATVSADEAYRHAQMVGLNLLAVLHNELGDLRRVKRVVKLLGMVNAAPDFTDHPRVINGCSDLFVDVFGDAGRHSRSAVGVGSLPGNITVEIEAIVAIQD
- a CDS encoding IclR family transcriptional regulator codes for the protein MARTSRPSASEASATAPAATPAGAEIEAGSPEESATPRTRTSALDRAVQILDALQQANRPATAYEVARMVGAPLSTVYSIINDLVEKNLLARRVDGTIWLGSRLYGYGLTYASSLDYLAVAHEEMQRLSAEVEETVQVCGLEDGMMVVQQMAEGPGHFRVTSRVGSRVPLNWTASGRLLVGHLPDAERVAFFAQHAQSSPTGRAETRPQVLAQIAREALEARLSIQIGESDASVACLAAPVLDNTGACVFTISIVMPEAKAVLGTERFAQAVQTVAARIEARLGWRRREQEPAA
- a CDS encoding aminotransferase class V-fold PLP-dependent enzyme — protein: MDIRSRFGLRPVINATGTMTGLGASIVSAPVIDAVAQVLPQFVEIDDLQRRASAAIANACGSEAGYITASCSAAITLTIAAAMTGDDLGLIERLPDTSTIERHEVVIQTGHLVNYGAPVDQAIRLSGARVVPVGAATEAHGYQLNTAITERTAAALYVVSHHTVQFGMIPLEEFIALAHAKGVPVIVDAASEYDLKRYIEAGADIALYSAHKFLGGLTAGIVAGKKALVRAAYFQNSGIGRGMKVGKEGVMGAIAALEQWQQRDHVAVRARERSYLTLWRETLNRCEGVWAEIDADPTGNPLDRLKLHIDPRQARITAWDLADALARPPEGEAPVIVRDHEAELHFFFLDPCNLHPGEEEIVLARLTAELERAQQSPEPVVTPFYRRDARRIAARRNWPD
- a CDS encoding porin, which gives rise to MHKQILRTAIAFAAAGLAAQAAHAQSSVTLYGIVDAGFTFTNNQKGEKAYQATQGNVQGSRWGLLGTEDLGGGNKVMFKLENGFSLESGAAGQGGRMFGRSAWVALSNNKAGTITLGRQYNSVQDYLSNMQINGIGAMSQYGNAIYDNDDINNTYRTDNAVKYTTPTYAGFTANAMYAFSNTAGDFANNRAWSVGADYVNGPLHLDAAYSLVNQPATNTTGAAPSDNYYSTSSSIISGVKRNQVWGAGGSYVFGPATLLLLYTNSQFQLLSGGSLHFANYEASVKYQLTPATLLALGYIYTTQNASGTTATNAHYNQLSLGGEYFLSKTTDLYLNGIYQHASGSHAWVEGISNPSSNNGQFVTVAGIRHKF
- a CDS encoding gluconate:H+ symporter, with protein sequence MATVQGSLLLVYALIAIIALVVLIARFKTNPFITLMMVSVALALAVGMPATSILKSFETGVGGTLGHIAIVVGLGTMLGKMMAESGGAERIARTLISLFGPKNVHWAMMCIAFLVGLPVFFEVGFVLLIPIAFNVAQRTGTSMIRVGIPMVAGLSVVHGLIPPHPAALLAVTAYNADIGHTIFYALIVGIPTAAVAGPLFSKLIARFVVLDGVNPMAQQFIEQDAQRAHKELPGFGITLLTVLLPVLLMLVGSWADAIVPAKSSLNNALRLIGHPDMALLLAVLLSFYTFGKSRGFNREQILKFTNECLAPTASITLVVGAGAGFGRILIDSGASKAIVDVATGAHVPLLILAWLVAALIRVATGSATVAMATAAGIIAPIAAAAVGTVGGVRPELLVLATGAGSLILSHVNDGGFWLVKEYFGMTVPQTFKTWTVCETIISVTALVLTLGLSTVI